Genomic window (Kwoniella botswanensis chromosome 1, complete sequence):
CCCATTCACATTGAGATTCTCTTCTATACCATTTTCAACATTGTTCGCTTTCTCGGCCTCAGCGTCGGCCTCCGCCTGCgctttcttttctttctctttcctccaaTTGACTTTCGCTTCATTCACGAGCTTCATTTTGATCGCACGTTGGGGATTGGTAGGTCTCGAACGAGATGATCGAGCTTGATCTAATCGGATCAAATCGGATGAAAATCCAGGTATACTCCTACCGAATATTGTTTCTGCGAACAAGAATGTTGaaacatatatcagcttatATCCAATTATTCCATGGATCGTTAAATTCTTTGCGGACCAAAACTCACCATAAGCCAATTGAACATCTTTACGATCAATCGTATCGCTCTTCCTATGTTTAGCGAGACTACAACTTATCTGAGATATCATCTCGTTATGTTCTTCGGCCAGTTGAAGCATCAACTATAGCATAGCCAGAACGTCTGATTAGCTTCCCCACTTCCTTACATAGTGCAGGACAAGGCTGATTTATCGTAAAAACGGGTTTCCTTCACTCACACTTTCAACATCACTATCAACTTTCAAAGCCTTATCCAACCCTTCCGCCAGATCCTgtactttcctctttttcgCTATCATCCCCAACGTCCCTTCAGAAGGCGAACCTGTACCTGTACTCTCATCTTTATCTCCCTGAGTTTCAGCATACGcctcatcaaccatcaacctcaagctcTCAGGCATTTTCTCCAATGTCACCTCGGATAAAACCCTGTTCATCATACCCATCGTACCTCTTCCTGAAGAGGTCCTATGACTCGTGATCGGATCTTGGAATTGGTTTAATTTCTCTTTGAGTAAAAGGTCCGATTCGGGGGTTGGTTCGTATTTCACTTTAGATAATAAAGATTGCGATTTATCTAATAGTAAATTAACACTCATTTCAGATGGTTGTCTGATACCCCCACTGCCAACAGTACTATCGATTCTACCGTTGATATTCGGTCGAATTtgatttgggttttgatCGATCTGAGCGATGATCATTCCAGGTGTGATATTCCCATGTATCTGATTGGTAGGTCCTCCAACCAAATTAGGAGGTTGGAATGGTAAATTACCAGCTAAACcttgttgaccttgacccatctgttgttgttgctgctgctgctgttgttgttgttgacgaGCCTGAGCAACATTCTGTACGGCTTGAGCAACGGGTATACCAGAATTGATCATTCGCTGGATCAACGCcgcttgagcttgagtagCTTGTGCCTGCTGTAATTGCTGTGCCTGCGCTTGCGCCTGAGGTTGAGCCATTGGCGGACGCATCTGAGGTGACGAGGTAGCTTGAGTAGGCGTCTGCGTCTGGATCTGACCTTGAGATAAGTTACGTTGTTTGTTAGGTGGGATATGTAGATTGGGTACAGTAGCTTGAGCAGGGAAAGTAGGTGTGGAATTGGCATTAGGTCGCACTTGCTGTTGCATGTTGGGTGTATTGGGTGCAGCACCGTTCGTAggctgttgttgagcttgcATACCGATATGGGGACTTGAGACTCCGGTAGGAAGTTGATTCATCCCCTGCCCCTGAACGTGTCCCTGTGCTTGAGCATGAGCTTGAGCTAACTGAGCAGCTTGAAGGGCTTGGGATTGAGCGACTTGAGCTTGTTGGGCGATCTGCTGAACAGCAGCGGCTTGAGTGAAGCCTGATACCTGATTCCACAACTGTCGATATGGTGGGTTCTGCGGTATCAACGACCCCGATCAGCTGTTGCTCGGATTGTAGCTCAATGGCATACACTCACATTGTTGAACGCGATTTCTCGCTGTTGCTCGGTCATCTGAGCGAGTCTCAAAAGTACATTCCTGATATTCGCTTGCTTCTCCGGCGGCATCTTGTTCGTCGCAGCTTGAATGTTCAAATGCAGCTGTTGCATGACGTTCAACTGAGGTGCAGGTGGTCTAGGTGAACCAAAGTTTGGaggttgctgctgctgtgaTTGCTgttgaccttgttgaggCTGAGGCATCTGTTGTTGTccttgctgctgctgttgctggaGATCCTGCATGTACTGTTGATTCATCGGATTCTGAGCTTGTTGAAGCATCTGTGATTGAGCTTGTGCTCTTGCCAATGCTTGCGCCTGAGCTGGGTTCATATTGACGTTGTTAGGCAACTGAGCATGATTCTGCATCGGGGTTCGACCTTGTGCTTGCTGAGCAGCTTGGGCTTGAGCAGCAGCCAGTCGTTGCAATTGGATTTGATGCATCTGCTGTTGGCCCATATGAGGACTCTGcatttgctgttgctgctggtTCCCCATGAGTTGTTGCTGATTCATTCCAGGTACGACACCACCAGGGAATTGTTGTTGCAATTGCGCTTGTAGAGCTGAATGAACATTCTGCTGAGGAGGAAAGccttgttgttgttgttgctgctgttgttggagAGCAGCCATCTGTTGCTGAGTAGCAAGTGGAAGCTGCATACCGTTCATCATGGGTGtttgctgctgctgttgttgctgctgagcACCGTGAGGAAGACCGACAGGATTGGCGAGACCACTTTCGACGAGGGTACGAGCGTGATGAGCTTGGTATTGCTGGAGGTGATTCCTTCCTTCCGGACTGCTGATGAATGCATCGAACTGCGGGGTGGTGAAGGCAGTGATGATGTTGCGATCAATGATTGAGGAGGCAGAAAATTCAAATGACGATTTTCAAAAGAAAGGCGTAAGGAATAGGGAAAGGAACGAGGGGGAAGATATGCAAGTGGGGTCATCAGCTCGGATTATTGATGATACGGGGAGCTGAGACTCCCGTTCAAATGGGTACTTACCAATTTCTCCTGTTCAGCACCCAATTTGCCAGTCCTCTTCAACTCCAACAACTTTGGGAAGTTCTCCACTAACGTCTTTATACCGTTCATACCCAGTACATTCCTATTAGAATTGGATATCGGTGATTGTCGGACCATCTGAGGTGAAGAGTGCGGATGGTTCTGAGGGGACGCAGCGGCGATGGAAGCAGGTGTAGGGTGTGGATGCGGTATGGcctgttgatgttgttgttgaggggTTTGCAACTGTTGAGGTGTACcctgttgctgctgctgttgagcttgtGCTTGAACAGCTTGCTGCTGGAGCCTTTGGGTTTTTTCCAGCATCGCTGCGAgatgctgttgttgttgggcGTGTTGTTGAAGTCGGAGTTGATCTTGGTACGACTGTGACATGAACGCAACGAGTCaagagtcagcttgaatcaTTCACCCAGCATGACCAGCGATAtatagaagagaagaaaaggaataTACGCTATAGTCGATCTAGTATGTGATATCAAAGGGATTGGTTTGGAACGTTGACtgatggatggaagaaggtttcGGCAAAAGGGGTctcgaagagatggatgatccgaGACTCACTGCTTGGTTTTGAGTATTCATCTGTCCCTGTTGCTGTAATCCTGGTTGGCTCTGCATTCCCgactgctgctgctgtggttgcatctgcatctgttgttgctgctgttgttgattttggttCTGATTGACCATATTctgttgattctgattcatcatcggactaggttgttgctgttgctgtggTTGTTGATTCGGTTGAACATTCTGTTGCAGGaattgttgctgttgctgttgctgctgctgttgaggtTGCAGAGGTTGCatttgctgctgctgttgttgcacttgttgttgttgctgttgaaattgctgttgttgttgcgGTGGTCtctgttgttgaggtggtttAGCTTGTTGAttttgctgctgttgttgttggttaTTGCTATTCCTCATaaaattcatcatcttattCCTGAAGATTTCATTCCTTTTATCCTCTGGCAACTGTCTTTCAGCCTCTGATAGGAGTTGAGGGAATTTTGCCTGGAGTTGTTGGAGGTTGAAAGGAGACAGTTGAGCTAATGTCGCTGACATACTGGCGTTGTTATTAGGTTGGTTGGACATCTCGATCTAGGTTACTGCCAGCGGTAGGTCGTGTGATCCTATCTGTGTTGTGCACCGAGGCTTGTATAGGGTACTTTGGCTGTTCTCAGATGTGGATGTCGTTAATTCACGCTGTTACGGGCACCGTATTGCTGAGTAAAGGTAacaaggtggattggctTTTTTGGTAAAAAGTAAGGTTGATTTTGAGATCCGATTTGGTTTggattcaccttcactttcgATCTCCTTATTCCTGATCCTTTGATGACCGTTGACTATCCAAGTAGATGACTGCTCTAACACCTCTTCGCACCTCCTTGCGCAAGTAGATCGGAGTGGATGCACAGTGCGCGATGGATAATTTGAGAAAAGAGACAGTCGAAGTAGGTTACTAAACTTCGTTTGCGAGATGATCGACTTTCATTAACTTAGCTCGTGGCACATTGAACAACGATATTTCAGGCATTGCCATTGCATCTCCTTTCATTTACCACTCACATGGCATTGAACTCGTATATCAGTCTGTCAGAGTGTACGGAATCCACGGTTGCAAGGGAGTATACGCTCATCCAGCACTGTCCATCCTGTAACATGcaaatgatatatatggaGATAGCGATACACCGAGAGTAAAAAAATGAGCGTCATTTGACTCTGCTATCGCCTCAACAATACCATTTACTGTGGTAGCGATAGCATCCCGGCAAAGTATTTGAGATATCCTCACAAGGCAAGAAATTGAAACCCGTCTCGATCATGTGTTCTAGGACAGTCAAGATCCTGATAGCTCACATAGAAGCAAAATAAGGTGGGATCTGTGTTATCCACActagatatcgatatcttccctTGTGACCATACTTTTCCCAACCTTGGACTCCGACGAGAAACCGCCATGGAGTTATGGCTTTGGAAGTTTTACATGCACGATGGTTCTTGATGATCGTAATTAGGGTATATATGGATGTATTATATTACtagcttccttctccactccTTCGTCATATCTTGTTATCATTTTGCCCAGCTCGACTCTTTATCGTTCCGCTTAAACATTACAGATCTTCCAATGCAGAGATGTACAGTACTGGGAGGCCAATGCATATGGTCAGTATCGGTGTTTTCGGTTCTGAAAGAGAACTTGACGAGTAAGGAATgaatccaactcaccattaTTCCCTCGAAGGAAACAATCGCCATATTCCGCTGTCTTCCTACCATTTGCCCATTCTTCTGTATCCTCCAATGCCACATTCATGTATCCATCCAGACATGTCAAAAGGCCTGATTGATTAAGATGAACAGTTTCGCATCAGCTTGTATCATACACATACATGACTTAGGACAGATCTCGTAGGTGATGGATATGTTCCAATGGCATGAAGAAGTCCTCATCGAGGCATTAACAACATGAAACCTCTGCCATCTCGATCTCCTTCGACTCTGATGGATCATGATTCATACATCTTGCTCCCTCCTGATAGGTCCTCGAGTAACGCCAGCACTCACCATGATAATCTACCCCACTACCTATCCTGactttcaccctcttccccACTATATTCTTCAAGAACTCGGATGGAGATCCAGCTGCAGCTGCTGCTTCTTCTGGCTGAGGAGATGCCGAGTCCATCGTGTAGGTTTGTTGTGTTGTTTGACGACGAAGTAGTCTGGCAACAGTCACTTCGATGCATGAAATATACCTTTGCCAAAGGTGTTCAACGCCCAAATGCGATGTAAATGGTGTCGACAGATAGGCCTGCGCAGACCGGCCCCAGAGAATAGGCATGCTCAGGGTCTGCTGTCGGAAAAGAGcgatcacctcatctcggAATGTgaataccaccaccacagTAAACATCTTAATATcctcacatctcatctcaacctcacatcctcatcctgcACTCACCATCGCAGAGCAGTCATAGCTCGCAGCAATCAGAGCAGACTACCAAAAAAGAGACTTCGTTCCAGGCTAAACTAGGGAAACTCGGAACTTTTTGGTCCCGTTCTCACCGCCCAACAGTCCTCCTTATCAATACCCGACTCATCCCATAACATTCCTTTTTTTACATCCCCGGTATCCCATCCACCAAAATGAAAGTCCCATCCGACCGACACTCGTCTGATCCATCATACGCACCGTATAGCGTGACCTCACCGAGATCATTCCAACAACCGGCATTACCAAGTAGGGCATCAAGTTCGTCCAAGAAATCTCAAGCGAAAGCACCCTCACCCATCAAAACGGAAGAGCAACCGTCTCAGTACAAAGTTGCCAGGGCAATCTCATCATGTACGAGGTGCAGATCGAGAAAACAGAAATGTGATGGTAAATTGCCAGCTTGTTCGGCGTGCGAAAGAGCGAAGGTGGAATGTATTGGTTTTGATGCGATAAGTAAAACTAACATCTCAAGAAAGTGAGTCGTCTCTTTGCGGAATAACGATATCGTTGCATCTTGCACACGATATTATACATCTTCATTCGTATAGACGAATAagtaaagctgatattgactTTGATTATATTAGCTATCTGCATTCACTAGAACAAGAAGTGACTTCTCTTCGAGCTCAAGTAGCCGCCCTCCAACAGAACGATACAATTGGTCAAACGAAGAAATACATAGCGGCGAACGCATCCAACGCTGTATCTTCATTCAGGTCGGACTTCCCAATCGACCCTGCGctgatgggtgaagatggatcgtcATCAAGTTTGAGAAGTCCCCTGGAATCTCCAAGCTTGTCATCCTATGGATATGGACACGGACACGGTCATGGGCATCAAAGACGACATTCCGActatccattcccatctacACCCTTGACTTCTGATCCACCTAGATCACCTTACCAAAGTTCTTCCAAACATCATCACAATCATCATGCGACGGGGCAGACGGTCGGAATCCAATCTACGAGTTTGACCAGAATGGTACATGATGCTGCGTACAGGACGGGACACGCAGCGAATGCTGTCTCCGCATTGTATGCATCAGGCGGTGGGTCAGGTAGTGAGAAAGGTTCAAGTGTACATGGAGGATCGACCGATTCACCCGTTATTTCAAATATTGATCCGGCCTCGCACAATAATAACGGTACAAACGATAGTTCTCCAGAAACGGTTCTAACACCGAGATCAGCGACATCTGGAATACCAATTCAAGGAAATAAGAGAAGACATTCAGTATCGCCTTTGGCCAATCCCGCGCAATTGCTGAGCTCAAGTATGGGTAGCGTAGGTAAACCTAAAAGAAGGACATTCGCGATTCCGCCGTTACCCCCTCAACCAGCTGTGGAGAGATTAGTAGCTGCCTATGTGGACTTCGTCGGTGTCACGGGACCGATCATACATATTCCTTCACTGGGAAAACAGTTGATGAAAATAAGAGAGGGAACAGATGTAGAGGAAAGCGATATCTTCGTGGTCATGATGGTTTTAGGTATGTTCAGCTGTCCGGTCCGTCGCCAATATCGCATCCGCAGCTGACTAAGCTTCTTTTTTAGCCCTCAGCACAATGGCTTCCTCTCGATTTGTGGATCCGCCTGATGAACTCAGAGCCTGCTCGGAAGCTTTCCATGCGGAAGCGATGAAGCATCTCGATGCGGTGTTTGAGGAGCAAAGCTATGGTGAGTCTATGATTTACACCTGGCATAATGAACCTCAGAACTGATAGCTCCGCTATAGTCGGTCTACAAGCGATTCTCCTGCTCGTTTGGTACTCTCTTCTCAATCCAGACAAGGGATCAATCTGGTTCTTGGTCGGCTTAGCCACCCGAACGTGTGTGGATCTTGGCTATCACAATGAGCATAACACGCAGGTCGATCAGATTGACTCTCTAGAATTggatatgagaagaagacTGTTCTGGTGCACGTATAAAATGGACAGGCTATTATCGCAGAGTCTGGGCAGACCGCCTAGTATTCCTGATGGATTTATCAATGTTCCAGTGAGTTACTACATTGCTTGGTCAATTGACAGAAAAGGTCATTTGCTGATATACGCCTAAAGTTACCCTCTCCAATGCACGATATAGACATACATCCAGATCATTACGGGCCACTAGAAGGCGAAACGTGCTCATACAAAGCTGTTTTCCTTCATACCACCAAAATGAGACAGCTACAATCTGAGATCTTGTTCAATACTTACGGCGTACATGGATCAACCGGTCGGATACCAAGTGAAGAATGGAGACAAGATTGTTTCGAAAGATTGAAAACCTGGTTGGCGGAAGCTCCGGAACCTAGAGGTACGGTATCGACTGAAGGTTATGCGATAAGTTTCCATAGTGAGTTTATGGCTGGATATGCTTGAAGCAAACAAATCACGAATTCTATTTTGACGTAACGTAAAATGCGTGTAGACTCTTCGTTATTGCTTTTCCGACCTTCACCTGGATGTCCTCGGCCAGGAAGGAGTGCTTTGACTACAGTCTTGACTAGTTCAAGCTACGTTATCAGGATTTACCGTCGGATGCAGCTGAACAATCGGATCAGTTGGTTATGGATGACTGTGAGTATAATCTCCCAGTCACAGCGTCATACCCGTACATGCCTTTGCTGACAGCGTTCCATGTTCCTCAGAgtcacttctccttcatgGCTGGTTTGTCATTCCTCTATGCCTACTTCAACCTTTACTCGATGGGAGGTGGGCCAGACGTACCTACGATCGAAGATGCTCTGATGGTAATTGATTCGTGTCTGAGTGTATTAGAGTTCTTATCTCGTAAGTTTGCTTTTCCAAGGAGGTTTTTCAGCATAGCTGATGTTCTTCCGCTATGTTCAGCTCGTGTGCCTTCCGCATCAGATTGTCACCGTACGATGCAAGCTCTTTCGCAAGCAATCTTCGAACAGCTCTCCAAGCTTGATCTTCCGCCCACTATGGGATCCTCGGCAAGTTCACCGGGTGGTCGAGGGATTCTGAGAGGAGCACCAATATCCTCATCCAGAGAAGATCCCTTACCAAACGAAACTTTCCCTGCACCCTTACCGGCCGTCGAGCTGCCTTACGAGCTATCTTTGTTGGATAATCTATTTAGGAACCCTATGGCATCGCACAACAAAGCTTCGGAGTACACTTCTAATCAGAAATGTcgaagcaagaagaagaaagagcatGAGCAGGTTAATGTGGATTATGGTGGTGTAGGGAATtatccttccacttcatcttcttctcatgGCCATTCACATGGACATGGAGGAAATAAAGGATATCCACCTAATGCCTTCCATACGAGTACAAGCGAACAAATCAGGAGATCGTATAATAATGGAGGTGGAGATCCAGATAGACGAGGTTCAGTTGATGATTATACCAATACGACTGGTGGTAATGGATCAGGAACGGGACCAGGTAATTCGTTAGGTCCATATACACTAGCGATGGGTCTGGGATCTACCGCATTTTCTTCTACCACGAAAGACTCTACGCAGACCCCAACGTTCTCTCAACCAAGTTTATCTCAATCGCTCAATCCGAGTTCGAATTCAAACTCTATCGGGACTGGAATCGCAGCGAAGGAAAGAGAATTACCAATGATAAATGGATCAAACgaaggaggtgtaggtggagcGGATATGGATCAAGGTAACTTCGACTTGTTCAATTTCTtaatggatgaagatggccTGGGAGGAAATGGGTTTTCGGGGTTGGATGTACCTTCAGACTTCTCTTTGTGGAGTTAGGATAGGAGTGCTTGGTTATTTTCATGTGTGAGTTGTATTTAGTATAATCGCTGTGAAGAGAGGGGGCAATATTGTGATTTCACtagggagatgaaagaaaggatgaaaaaggGGAAGAAACGATGGACAGCGTCGTTTGTAACGTTCCAAATTCACTTGTCTATCTATATGTTTCCCGTTTCGAGCGCTTCATGTTATTCTTTCGACCGTTTTTTTTTTTAGATTAGGTTGTGGTTTGTACAGTATTATTGATATATCGCATTAGGGATGTTTATGGTCATGATTGTGTTTTCGTGTACAAGAGTGTTTGACAATGGACAGTGCACATTAGACATCTTTGCTACACATAATACAAAGGAGAAATCCATTCTAGACGATCAATCGTGACTAGTACAATTCTCACACCCAGATATGTAATGGCAAACTCCCTTGACTGCAACGTGAATCAGCCTCTATCTTACTCAGTTCTCATCACGGTGATACTGAAATAGTATGCATTAATTGATTACTTGATGATCTTATCATACAACACATAGAACATATAAATCATATTCGAAGGTGGAGTTCTCTCTCTCTTTAATTCAAATGTTCGTTTCAATCCACTTCTCGATCTTGCTACATCGTCATCTCTCCATACGTTACGAGTCCTGTTGATCCTCTCTCCATCATTATGGCATCATTATGAATCATCCACTTTGCTTCACACAAACGTATATTTCATCCTATCTTTGATCCCTCGGCCACTATTTCACGCCATAAATCAATCAGCCCCAACCCTCAAACCAAGACATATCTATCACACAATGTAAAGACACAAGATCACTTACACTCCTATAAACGGAATACAAAGCCTGTTGAATATCCCTTATCCCCCTCGATCCATCCCCACCTTGAATCCTATCTTCACATCCTCTGATTTTCATTTTCAGCGCTTTCCTACCGCCATTACGTTCTACGCAATCACGTATGGTCATTCCACAAGAAGCCTCGCAAAATGGACATATCCCAGTTGCTTTAGCAGGCTTGGTAGGTTGCGGTATaggagatggagaatcaGGTATCTCAATGACTGTTTTATCTGTGATCGGTGTAGACTTGGGcattttcaccttcaatGATGCTAATGATGCTACAGGCTGAGTTTGTCGGATCTGTTTGTTTGGTGTATGCGTATTGACGTGCCCATTCGTATTTCCATTCAAATTATTCAAATTGGACGGTGGAAGAATGTTTGTATTTGATCCATTGGGTAATTTTCCAGCTCTAAGTAACCACAACTGGGTCCTATCAATTTCTTTCAATGCTATCGTCTAATGACAACAACGAGAAGAACAGTCAGCCGATGGCCCATACCGATCGCATAGATcatatgactcaccttgtcatATTCAGGTTCGTTCCCTTGCAGTATAGCTTGTCTAATAGCTTGTAGATCCTCCATCGACGAGAGGTTTTTACAATCCCTCAGTTCATGTTGACCAGAGCAGAATTGACAAGTGGGTGGGGCAGCGTCCATCAAGCTGTTGAATAGCGTACTTGACGAGGCTGATGATTGAGGGTGTTGAGGTTGTGCGGTACCCCCTCCTGCCATTGGCATCGGATAAGGGGTAGCAGTGTTTCCATTGGAGGTGGTATCGCCCTTCTTTCGTATGCGCGGTGCAGGAGCAGCGGGAGCAGCGACCTGTTTCGGGGGTACGATCAAACCCACATCAGGTGGTATGTTCGGTACTCCCAAGTTGCCTTTCGCCACCACATCTTCTCGACTAATCAAAAGAAACGAGACTATCCTGAGTTGTTCAGGTAATGAGAAATACATTGATTGATTCATTGACGATAGATGTTTGTCGACTTCCTCGGCTAGTTTGGTATATCGATGGATCCTTTCTCCAGCAGGCAATTCCGGTAAAGCGATCAATGCCCAACGACGTATGTTTTTCTCATTCCCGAATTCTCGCAGGATATGATATAACAAGTTCAGTATATGTCTAGCTTCTGCATACCGCTGTTCTAGGATGTGTTGGTTGACCTGTTGTTCAGGGGATACCTGCTGATAACGATTATTGAATGGGTAAGAAACGAGAGTAGAATTAGAGCTCGAGCCATTTGCGATGGCTTGTTTGTGTTCGAGTCGCCTCTTTTTCCTAGATTGcttatcttccttcatctGAGCTTGCTTAGAAGACTCGGCAGGAGCTGGCATTTGACCCTGTGCAAGGGGGTTggtattgttgttgatgagtCCCGGTAAAGtaggatgaggaggaagaggtaatGGATTATTGCTTGGTTCAGGTACAGTGGGTAGATTTTCGGTAGTTTGGGTGTTCCGCATTATCTTTGATTTCTTCAGCATTCCAGGTAAACCTAGGCCCTGTAGTTCTGCTGGCATATTGGAATCTGAGAAATCGTTAAATTCACTAccttcactttcacttcctctATTACTATTCTTACCGTCCTTATTGTATTCTGACTCTGATGATCCATCTGCGATAGCcttgcctttacctttcttactcttcttcgtaGGTGAATTATCTAAAAGTCCATCCGACAGGTATGTCAAGTCTGCAACGTTGGCATTCTTAGCAGCTTTTCGTTTCTTTTTAGTCGAattttccatcatctcctgtAATTTCTCTtgtctctctttctccatgGCATCTATAATCGATTCCCAGTTGATCTCTCGTTCATCATTGTCATCTGCATTCTCCTCAGCTGCAATAGTCTGTAACTGATTCCGATCTGTTTCCCATATCTTGGCAAAACCAAATTGTTGATTCGATTTGTTCTTGTTAGGTTCTAATGTTCCTTCAGCTATAgccttttccctttcttccatttccttagcttcagcttcagcatcagcttcCACTTTATCTATCAGCTCGTCGACGTTCTTGGAGTTGTAGACGATATCAGGAACGTTAATTCCTCCTTGCATTGAGTATACCGCTTCGGCCCCACGTAAGAGtaaatcatcgatatcaccttcctcgGACTCTTTACCC
Coding sequences:
- a CDS encoding U6 snRNA-associated Sm-like protein LSm6 — encoded protein: MDSASPQPEEAAAAAGSPSEFLKNIVGKRVKVRIGSGVDYHGLLTCLDGYMNVALEDTEEWANGRKTAEYGDCFLRGNNVLYISALEDL